In one Vanessa tameamea isolate UH-Manoa-2023 chromosome 10, ilVanTame1 primary haplotype, whole genome shotgun sequence genomic region, the following are encoded:
- the LOC113397266 gene encoding cytochrome P450 4C1-like, translating to MGTSMHESIESVASKYSRAIEEVGKAIIERMCRIWLHVDYIYKWSNIFKAQEAALKDLHTFTTSIINERRTYLQENGIETFEDEESNGKKGRLAMLDLLLEKEKVGDIDVDGIREEVDTFMFEGHDTTAQALTFLIMTIANEPRVQEKIYEELRNIFKGNQNTPTTDELNEMKYLECCIKESLRLYPSVPIILRYLTEEITIGGYIIPRNTHIHISIYDLHRRADLYPEPERFIPERFLPEACAKRHPYAYIPFSAGPRNCIGQKFVMLEMKTLVSSLLRKYRLEAVTKPSDLKFRTDILLRTNNESIYVNFFNRC from the exons ATGGGTACTTCAATGCATGAAAGTATTGAATCTGTGGCGAGTAAATACTCGAGAGCAATTGAAGAAGTCGGAAAGGCCATTATTGAGAGGATGTGTAGAATTTGGCTACATGtagattacatttataaatggtcgaatatttttaaagcgcAAGAGGCTGCGCTTAAAGATTTGCACACGTTTACTACGAGTATCATCAATGAGAGACGAACATATTTACAAGAGAATGGTATAGAGACATTCGAAGACGAAGAAAGCAACGGAAAAAAAGGAAGATTGGCCATGTTGGATTTGCTTCTAGAGAAAGAAAAAGTGGGAGATATTGACGTCGACGGTATCAGAGAAGAAGTCGATACATTTATGTTTGAG GGTCATGATACAACAGCGCAGGCGTTAACTTTCTTAATAATGACCATCGCCAACGAACCGAGAGTACAA gAGAAGATTTATGAAGAACtgcgaaatatatttaagggcAACCAAAATACGCCAACAACAGATGAATTAAACGAGATGAAGTATCTAGAATGCTGTATAAAGGAATCTTTAAGATTATATCCCAGTGTGCCCATTATACTTAGATATTTAACTGAAGAAATTACTATAG GAGGTTACATTATACCTCGAAATACCCATATTCATATTTCTATATACGACTTGCATCGTCGTGCGGATCTGTACCCAGAGCCGGAGCGCTTTATTCCAGAAAGATTTCTCCCTGAAGCATGCGCTAAGCGACACCCGTATGCGTATATACCTTTCAGCGCTGGACCTAGAAACTGTATTG GTCAAAAATTCGTTATGCTGGAGATGAAGACTTTGGTATCATCTTTGCTCCGGAAATATCGTCTGGAGGCGGTGACTAAGCCCAGCGATCTTAAATTTAGAACTGACATTCTATTACGAACCAATAATGAATCGatctatgttaatttttttaaccgaTGTTAA
- the LOC113391519 gene encoding uncharacterized protein LOC113391519 has protein sequence MSNLSTLNTKNHTKKQNSSRDRDRNKSVASESGGSSQCDTPPLIEKDGGTSQGKFAGVGADSIQCMAEQIGAEINAEAATNLAEDVSYKLRQTISTIALHSEMMKKKCIDSWDINTVLTLSDTSPVVGASVPQYVSVGEEKLCCEVETLINIPEYSMTTQTYVFSTLPTVSVEWITDDKSLNNSNNISINLQNYYTKIARAILNLRKKPKQLAVEDLTTNTRIGPIFPNLFNLAVLVLNDDNLNALNVPAKKPLQSNVLDMVDALCSNPCSLDTNIQQQFQRLFPVMVSNILGNGTLAEKMVAILTKITRTWPSFIAIGKGILFDYLSQGTKERLTAPMIRCLMALGRQALVECLGEHLEHIDDRVHAQRHKHTQRDLRETILDVSTCLLRSEPTNFLEDYVMTDYTLYEMLGDSILPRRTLFPVKETDSKEKVTTERSSDEEFSYLPLRPAIRRPRVRLIPQRKSGTIHREAPFEPTKFNGRINTIHIRIKNCRAIDVSSGRRSAGRAGGAGGGGGAAGAVLVASGLLNRFRYRLSKPAAFPIFGALTF, from the exons ATGTCCAACTTATcaactttaaatacaaaaaatcacACCAAAAAGCAAAATAGCAGTCGTGATCGTGACAGAAACAAATCCGTTGCCTCCGAGTCTGGTGGTTCCAGCCAGTGTGATACTCCACCACTAATAGAAAAG gatGGAGGTACATCGCAAGGCAAGTTTGCCGGAGTCGGCGCTGACTCAATCCAATGTATGGCGGAACAAATTGGTGCAGAAATTAATGCTGAAGCAGCAACAAATCTCGCTGAAGACGTTAGTTACAAACTCCGACAGACGATTAGT ACAATTGCACTACACAGTGAGATGATGAAGAAGAAATGTATTGATAGCTGGGATATTAATACAGTACTCACTCTCTCCGATACGAGTCCTGTTGTAGGTGCGAGTGTGCCACAGTATGTTTCAGTGGGAGAAGAAAAACTGTGTTGTGAAGTG gaAACTCTTATAAATATACCAGAATACTCAATGACCACACAAACATATGTGTTCTCTACTTTACCAACTGTATCCGTGGAATGGATAACAGatgataaaagtttaaataatagcaataatattagtattaatctacaaaattattatacaaaaattgcAAGAG caATATTAAATCTAAGGAAGAAACCGAAACAGCTAGCAGTAGAAGATCTCACAACGAACACCCGTATCGGTCCTATATTTCCAAATCTCTTTAATCTCGCCGTGCTAGTTCTAAACGATGATAATTTGAATGCTCTGAATGTACCGGCGAAGAAACCTTTACAGTCGAATGTACTGGACATGGTCGATGCACTCTGTTCGAATCCTTGCAGCTTGGATACAAATATACAGCAACAG ttcCAAAGACTGTTTCCGGTTAtggtttcaaatattttaggtaATGGAACGCTAGCAGAGAAGATGGTCGCAATACTTACTAAAATAACGCGAACGTGGCCTTCGTTTATTGCAATAG gaaagggcatattattcgattacTTATCGCAAGGCACGAAGGAGCGTCTGACGGCACCGATGATACGATGTTTGATGGCATTGGGGAGGCAGGCCCTGGTGGAGTGTTTGGGCGAACACCTCGAACACATAGACGACCGCGTGCACGCACAGCGACACAAGCACACGCAGAGAGACCTCCGGGAGACCATACTC gacGTCTCAACATGTCTCCTTAGATCTGAACCGACAAATTTTTTAGAGGATTATGTAATGACTGACTACACTTTATATGAAATGTTAGGAGATTcaattttaccgagaagaactttATTTCCTGTCAAAG AAACGGACTCGAAAGAAAAAGTCACCACCGAGAGATCATCGGATGAGGAATTTTCCTATTTACCTCTACGGCCAGCCATCAGACGGCCCAGGGTCCGACTGATCCCGCAGCGTAAAAGCGGAACTATACACAGGGAGGCCCCGTTCGAGCCCACGAAATTTAATGGAAGAATAAACACGATACACATACGAATAAAGAACTGCCGAGCGATCGACGTGTCGAGCGGGAGGCGCAGCGCGGgccgcgcgggcggcgcgggcggcgggggGGGCGCCGCGGGCGCCGTGCTGGTGGCCAGCGGGCTCTTGAATAGGTTTAGGTATAGACTAAGCAAACCTGCCGCATTTCCAATATTTGGAGCTTTAacgttttaa